TACCCTTTCATCACTTGCGGACCTTTGACCACCAGTTCACCCGGTTCGCCCGGCGGCATGATCTTCGTACCCGTTTCCAGATCAACAACACGCGCCTCCGTCAACGGGAATGGGATTCCGATGCTGCCCGGCTTTCGAACGCCATTCATCGGATTACGGTGGGTAACGGGACCCGCTTCCGACAACCCATACCCTTCCGTAATTTTCGCGCCTGTTCTTGCTTCAAACTGCCGGATAATTTCGACTGGAAGCGGCGCCGAACCGCAGATGGTCGATTTAAACGATGTCATATCGACTTCGGCACTTTTTGGATGGTTCAGCATCGCGATATACATAGTGGGTACGCCGGAAAACAGGGTAGGCCGATAGGTTTTGATAATTTCAAGCACTTCACCCGCATCAAACTTCGGACGCAGCACAATGGTTCCGCCAATCAACACGCCCAGGTTCATAACGGCTGTCATTCCGTACACATGGTATAACGGGGCCAACCCCAGCAGCACTTCGCCCGGGATCTCAATTACCGAAGACGAAAACTGATAGCTTTGGCGGGCATTGGCTACCAGGTTGTAGTGTGTCAGCATCACACCTTTTGATCGCCCGGTGGTGCCGCCTGTGTACTGCAGCACCGCCACATCTTCCTGCGGATCGATCTGCAACTGCGGAGGATTGGGACTTGTATCGGCGAATACCCGTTCCGTATCGACACCGAATCCCTTGCCATTCGAATCGTCGAACAACAATACCTCTTTCACCGGATGCTGTGCGGTGACGCTTTGCAGTTTGTCCGCCTGGTCAGCCGCCGCCAAAATCCAGCTGGCGCCTGAATCTTCCATGATATGGAGCAGTTCATGCTCCGTATAAAACGGATTGACCTGTACGACAATGCCGCCAGCCCGCAATACGGCGTAATAGGAGATGATATACTCCGGCCGGTTGGGAAACATCACGGCTGCCCGATCCCCTTTTTGCAAACCTGTGGCGGCCAACGCGGTTGCCAAGCGGTCTACACGGTCAAGCAACTGCTGATAGGTCATCGATTGATCATAGTAACGTACCGCCACCCGGTCCGGGTACTTTCCAGCGGTGTCGAGCAAAAATTGGAACACCGGTTGCAGCGGAATTTGCATGATGAGTCCCCCTTAAACCCCCGTATGTTTTTTCTGATATTCCTTGATCAATTGGGCTCCAATAATATTTTTCTGGATTTCCGAGGTACCCTCATAAATCCGTGTAATACGGGCATCCCGATAAAAACGCTCAATCGGATATTCGGCGATGTACCCGATTCCTCCGTGCACCTGCACCGCCTTGTCGGCTACCCGGTTATACACTTCGGAACCAAACAGTTTCACCATCGCCGCCTCTTTGATCACATTCATTCCTTGATCAGTCATCCAGGCCACACGGTATACCATCGAACGCAGCGCCTCAATTTCCAGCGCCATTTCGGACAGCATATGAAGCACCGCCTGCTGTTCAATGATCGGTTTGTCAAATTGCACCCGCTCCATTGCAAACTGCACCGATTTATCGAGCAAATACTGGCAGGAACCAAGGTTTCGGGCAGCCAATCCGGCACGGCCGTTTGTCAAAATCTTCAGCGCGTTCACATACCCTTGTCCTTCCTCACCCAGCCGGTTCTCTACAGGCACTTCCAAATCTTCAAAAAACAGTTCGCAGGAGTGGGAGCCGTGCAGTCCCATCTTCTTCTCTACTTTGCCGACAACAAAGCCGGGGAAGTCTTTCTCTACGATAAAAGAGGTGATTCCTTTCGGTCCTTTCGACGGATCGGTCACCGCCATAACGGTAAACACGTGGGCCTCTTTCGCATTCGTAATGTAATGCTTCGAGCCGTTGATAATATAGCGGTCCCCTTTGCGGACGGCAGCGGTTTTGATGTTGGCGGCGTTCGAACCGGCGCTGGGTTCGGTCAACGCAAATGCCCCCATCCATTCGCCGGTAGCCATTTTTGGCAGGTAGCGGCCTTTTTGTTCTTCATTTCCGAGCTCCACAATTCCGACAGAGCCGATTCCGTTATGGGTGCCGACAAATGTCGTGAAACCGTTGTGCGTTTTGCCCAACTCTTCAAAAACGGCGCATTTTCCGACCATATCAAGTCCAAGACCGCCGTATTCCTCAGGGATACTGAGTCCAAACAGGCCCATTTCTTTCGCCATTCGTTCGATTTTTTCCGGGATTTGATCGTTTTCTTCGATCAAATGGGCAACCGGTTCCACTTCATTTGCAACAAAGTCCCTTACCGTCTGACACAGTGAGACAATCTCTTCCGGCAATTTAAAATCCATTTGACTCATCCCTTCTTCGGCAGCTTGTTGCCTTTTTCGTCATATTCAAAAATGCCCCGTCCCGACTTTTTGCCGAGTCGCCCCGCTTTTACATATTTGCTGAGCAGGGGGCAGGGACGGTATTTTTCACCAAGTGTCTGATGCAGGTATTCGAGATTCCGAAGGCGGGTATCCAACCCCACCAAATCGGCCAGCTCAAGAGGCCCCATCGGGTAGCCAAGCCCCAGTTTGATCGCTTTATCAATGTCTTCCGCACTGGCGACTCCTTCCATCATCATATACATCGCTTCATTTCCGACCAACGCGTTGATCCGTCCCGGAACAAATCCCGGAAACTCATTCACTTCAACCGCTTCTTTTCCCATTTGCTCAGCGACCGTTCTTGCGATCTTCACCGTTTCGTCCGATGTGTCCATGCCGCGAATAATTTCACACAGTTTCATTTTCGGCACCGGATTGAAAAAATGCATCGCCACGCAACGATCCGCCCGCTTTGTGGCGGAAGCGATTTCGGTCGGACTCATCGTCGACGTGTTAGTCGCCAGTATCGTATGAGGCGGGCAAATTTCATCCAGTTGCCGAAAAATTCCCATTTTTAAATCCATAATTTCGAGGACTGCTTCAATCACCAGATCCGCATCTTTGGCAGCATCCCGCAGATCGCCGGACGTTTTGATTCGCTGCAGGGCAGCGTCTGCCGCTTCCTGCGTCAGTTTTCCGCGAGTGACGCCGGAGTCAAGATCAGCCCGAATGGTTTCCAGAGCCCGGTCCATCGCCTCCTGCTTCACGTCATGAACGGTTACCTGAAACCCTCCAACGGCAGCTGCATAAGCGATTCCCCGTCCCATCACGCCTGTTCCGATTACTGTAATTTTTTGAATCTGCAATAGGATCACCCTCCACCATGTTTTCCGAATCAACTTAAAGAAAACTTGGCTTTCGCCAAGCCTTTGGCGCAAGCGGAAGCAAAGTTCCACCCACCAAAGTGGCAAGCACTTTGGTGGGACCCTCTTGCCCTTATGTCGACAGGATAAAATTTATAAATTCCTATCGACTAAACAAGCTTTCCTTCCTCTGCAATCGATATTCTCACGCAAAATCCGTGCCAACACTCCCAATCCCCTGTAACCTAAAGAGTTTTCCGTACTTCACAAGAAACCGATGCACAAGAAAAGATTGCTATAAGTCAACTAATTGAGTCAATTTTGAATTGTTTAATGCATATATGACTTAAGACTGAATGGAACCTTTCGATCTTGACAAAAAACAAACACCTAACAGCAGCATCTCTCTGATGTCAGGTGTTTCTCTCTCATTCATCCAAACCTTCATACTGTGTCTGCAAATCCCGCAAGGCGGCAACCAGCGCATGCTGCGCTTTGCCGCGGTAATGTTTCTGCACCAGTTGAATCGGCTCCTCGATTCCATCCCGTAAACTGCAGCCACGGATCAGCATTCCGATAAAATCACGGCCGTGTTCCGTGGCAAGCGTGCAGGAAGCTTGCAAAATCACACCGTACTTGTGATCTACTTCCGCTGTAATGGTCAGCGTTTCAAACACGCTTTTGGCCGCCATCCCCTGCGGCAGTTTGGCATGTCCGGCAATAAAAATCGATTTTCCGTTATACATATCCCCACCGCCTTTTCATGTATTTTAATCGTACAGCGGCAGGGCAAAAAGTCAATATGGTCTATTCCAGGATGTCCCGGACGTCTTCAAACGGCCATTTCGGCAGCATTTTGTTAAGCGGTTTGTCCTTCCGGTAACCCAGCGCATATTCGGCCTGCATAATCGTGTGGATTTCACGGGTTCCTTCATAAATAACGGGAGCTTTCGCGTTCCGCAGGTAACGCTCGACTGGATATTCGTTGGAATAGCCGTATGCGCCGTGAATTTGGACCGCATCGGATGCCGCTTCCCAGGCAGCGTCACAGGCAATCCACTTGGCCAGCGACGTTTCCCGCGTATTGCGGACTCCCTGATTTTTCAGCCAGCCTGCACGGTAAACAAGTAGACGAGAAGTTTCCAAACCGGCTACCATTTTGGCGATCATCTGCTGCACCAATTGGTGCTGGCCGATTTTTTTGCCGAACGTTTCCCGTTCGTGGCAATATTTGAGGCTCGCTTCCAGGCAGGCTTGAATCGTTCCGCAAGCACCGGCAGCTACCGTGAAACGGCCGTTGTCAAGCGCCGACATGGCGATCTTAAACCCTTCCCCTTCTTCGCCAAGCAAGTTTTCAGCCGGCACCCGCACATCTTCCAGAATCACTTCGCCTGTGTTGCCGGCACGGATTCCCAGTTTCCCTTTGATGGCACGTGTCGTTACGCCAGGGAACGTACGTTCCACGATAAAACAGCTGATGCCGTTATGTTTTTTGGATTTGTCGGTGTAAGCAAAAATCAGGAAATTGTCCGCATAATCGGCCAACGAAATCCACAGTTTGGAACCATTCAGAATATAGGAATCGCCGTCTTTGCGAGCCGTCGTCACCATCGCCGCCACGTCGGAACCGGCACCCGGTTCGGTCAAGCCGAAAGCGGCCAATTTTTCCCCTTTCGCTTGCGGGGTGAGGTATTTCTGTTTCTGAAATTCGTTGCCCCACTGCAGAACAGTCATGCTGTTCAAGCCGGTATGCACGGATACAGCCGTCCGGAATGCAGTGTCGCCGCGCTCCAGTTCGTCGCAGACAATTGCCAGCGTATTGTAGTCCATGCCGCTGCCGCCATATTTCTCCGGTATACAAACCCCCATCAGTTCCAACTCGGCCAAACGCTTCAATACGCTCGGTTCAAAATGATGATTGGCATCCCATTCCTGGATGTAAGGCATAATTTCTTTGTCAACAAATGAACGAACCAGTTTGCGGACCGCTTCTTGCTCTTCACTCAGCGCAAAATTCATCATTGGTAAAATCCACCTTTCGTTGTTTAGTTTAGATAAACTCAATCGTCCCAAATTCCCGCTTTTTGGACATATGAACTTGTCAAGAGGCAGCTACTGTCCGCTGCGCATGCGATTCGCAAGAAACGCTCTAAACTCGCTTCGCTCAAACATAGCACGACTTGGCACCTATGGTGCCTAAGCGTAACTTGTGCCCTTTGGGTACAACGAGCGTTTCCAAGCGATCACTATGCTTGCTGGGCAGCAAGTTCATAAATGCCTTGCAAAGCGGGAATTTGGAACAATTGCTTATAACACTTAAATAATCCCCCTGGCTCTCCAATCACGAATCTGCTCTTCCGTAAATCCGTATTCCCGCAAAATTTCATCTGCATGTTCGCCCGGCAGCGGCGGATGACGGCGAATCTCTACCGGTGTGCGGGATAATTTTAACGGACTGCCGACCAAAGTCACGCTGCCGACCGTCGGATGAGGAATTTCTACCTTCATGTCTCGGGCTGTCACATGCGGATCATTAAACAGGTCCTGCATGTTGTTGATGGGACCGGCTGGAATCCCGGCTGACGTCAACTGTTTGAGCCATTCTTGCGACGTTTGGCGATTGAATTCTGCCTGCAGAATTTCAATCAACCGCTCGCGATTGGCAACCCGGGCGGAATTTGTTTGAAAATCAGGGTTTTCTGCCAACTGCGGAAGACCTATCAACTGGCACAATTTCTGAAACTGCCGGTCGTTTCCGACCGTGACCACCATTTCCCCGTCGCGGGTGGCAAATGTTTGATAAGGAACAATATTGGGATGCTCGTTGCCGTATCGTTTTGGAATCTGGCCCGACACCAGATAATTGCTGGCCACATTTGCGAGCAGCGAGATTTGGGAATCCAACAGGGAAATATCGAGGTGCTGTCCTTTTCCCGATGATTCCCGTTCCCGCAATGCTGCCAAAATGGCAATTGTACAGTACATGCCGGTCGCCAAGTCGGCAATCGCCACACCGACTTTCATCGGTCCCGACTGTTCGCTGCCGGTGATGCTCATCATGCCGCCCATCGCCTGTACAATGTAATCATAGCCTGGCAGTTCCGAATACGGGCCGTACTGGCCAAACCCGCTGATCGAACAATAGACCAGTCCGGGGTTTAACTGGCTCAGATCCTCATAACTGAGCCCCCACTTCTCCATACTGCCTGTTTTAAAATTCTGAATCAGGACATCGGCGGTACGCACCATTTCACGGAGAATGTCACGCGCTTCCGGATCTTTCAGGTTCAAGGTCAGCGCTCGCTTATTGCGATTCGCCGTCAGATAATAGGCGCTCTGGTCGCCCTTAAACGGCGGGCCCCAGGTGCGCGTTTCATCGCTGCCGCCCGGCCCTTCAATCTTAATCACATCCGCGCCCAAATCGCCCAGCAGCATCGTGCAGTAAGGACCGGCCAGCACACGAGTCAGATCAATCACTATCAAACCTTCCAGCGCTCTCATATCTCACCTCCAACTATCTTACACCGACTCATGCAACTCATGCGGTGATTGAATTGTGCGAATCGTGCAGGCTGGCTGCTTACAAAACAAAAAGCCAGCCAACCGCAAGCAAACGACTGCGGTCGAACTGGCTCGACATCCGTGTTTTGCTTCTCGGCGGAGAAGTCTGACAGATGCAACAGTTCCGAATTTCGTTACTGTTATCATATTGCGTTTCTATCAGGTTGTAAAGTAGATATCTTCCTGCCGGTCGATCCGCCCCGATTTTTGCAGTCGTTCCAGGTGTTTTTCAATCATGATCTGTTCAAACATCCGGCTGATCGCAACCGGTTCCGGATGACGCCGGTAAAACGGTTTCTGATCCACCAAATCATCCAGTCGGATACCGCTGCCAATTTGTTCGATGAGCAGTTCATCACGCTGGTTGATCATATCCATGTAAGCAATCAGACGTTCATTCAATCCCTCTGTCACCACCTCTTGCAAGTGACAGGAGATATAGATTTTGGGTTTGATTTCCATAACTTTTTCGATCGAGCGAATCGTCTCGTCAATGTCCGACCCCGGATTGCCATACCAGGGTCCGAACCGCGACAGATCTATGTCAGCTCCCAGCAGCATGCCGCTTTCCTCGTGCCAAAACAAGGTATGGCCAACCGAATGGCCTGGCGCATAGATCGCTTGCAGCACCGTTTTTCCAAATGAAATCTTGTCGCCGTCCGCCACGGTCCCATCCACTTTGCGGGGACGGTAGCCTAAACGCGTTGCAAATTTTTTCGCCTCTTCATATCCAAACCGGATCGTATCGTTAAAACGGAAAAAGTTTTCCCAGTCCTCCATTACATAAGCTTCCGCTTCCGGCACCCATAACTCCGCATCAGGAAACAGGTGGTCATAGTTCGTATGATCCGGGTGCAAATGGGTATGGACAATCCTATCGATATTCGCCAATTCACCGGTTTGAATTCTTTCCTGCAATTGTTGTCCGGCTCCCGTATCGATCAACGTTTGGATGTCGTCATTGATATACAAGGTGTTACAGCATTTTAAACCTGGAAACTGCGGATTGGTGCCCACAATTAGCTCGATCGTATCTGTGATTCGTATCCCCATTATAGCTCCTCCCTGTAAATAGTAGTATCGCATAACAAAGATTTCTATTGCAAATTCTTCGAATCTACCTCAATATGAATTTAGAAAACTGATAATATTGCTTTAAATATGGAGGGGAAACGTCATGATGAATCATCAGTTGACGCTTCGTACGATGTTGGAACGGGCAGAGAAAATTTTCCCTGCAAAGGAAATCGTATCAAGAACGTTAAGCGGAATCTTTCGTTACACATATGCGGACTACGCCAGCCGCACCCGCCGTTTGTCCAGCGCTTTGGAATCGCTTGGGATTAAAAAAGGAGACAGAGTCGGCACATTTGCTTGGAACAATCACCGCCACCTGGAAGCCTATTTTGCTATTCCTTGTATGGGCGCCGTTTTGCATACCATCAATATCCGATTGTCCAGTGAGCATATCGCATATATTGCAAACCACGCGGAAGATAAAGTACTTCTGATCGATGAGGATTTGGTGCCGATCATTGAAAAAATCAAGGATCAATTGAAAACGGTTACCGCATACGTGATTATGACGGACAAACCGGAACTGCCCGCGACCAGCCTGTCACCCGTCTATTCTTATGAACAGTTGTTGGCACAAAGCGACGATGGTTATCAATACCCCGATCTGGATGAACAAACACCAATGGGCATGTGTTATACATCTGCCACGACCGGTAATCCGAAAGGGGTTGTCTACACCCACCGCAGTACTTACATGCACAGTATGACACTTGGCTTGGCCGATACCATGGCGCTTTCCGAATCGGATACAGTCATGCCGATTGTTCCCATGTTCCATGTCAATGCATGGGGTATGCCGTTTGCTTCCGTCTGGTTTGGCTCCAAACAGGTACTGCCCGGTCAGGCCCCCACACCTGACGTTTTGCTTGATTTGATTGAGCAGGAAAAAGTTACCATTACAGCAGGCGTCCCAACGGTTTGGCTGGGTGTTTTGCAACTGCTTGAAAAAGGGGATCGTACACGTAACGTTTCCAGCCTGCGGGCCGTTGTTTGTGGCGGTTCTGCCGCTCCGCGCGGAATTATCCAAACATATGAGGAAAAATACGGAATTCCGTTCCTGCATGCGTACGGCATGACCGAATCGAGTCCCGTCGTAACCGTGTCCCGCCTGAAAAGCTATCAGCAGGATCTTCCCTACGAGCAAAAACTGGATATTCGGGCAAAACAAGGCCTTCTGGTGCCCGGTTTGGAAGCTCGCGTGTACGGCCAAAACGGCGATGTGAAATGGGACGGCCAAGAAATGGGAGAACTGTGGCTGCGCGGCCCCTGGATTGCCGATGAGTACTATAAAGACGAGCGAAGCAAAGAAACATTTGTTGATGGTTGGTATCATTCTGGCGATGTGGCGGTCATCGATTCGGAAGGCACAATAAAATTGGTCGACCGTACAAAAGACCTGGTGAAAAGCGGCGGCGAATGGATTTCTTCCGTTGATTTGGAGAACGCTTTGATGGCTCATCCAGCTGTCTTTGAAGCAAGCGTCATCGGCGTACCGCATCCGAAATGGGATGAACGCCCGCTGGCATTTGTGGTCTTGAAAGAAGCATACAAAGGAAAAGTGGAAAAAGAGGAATTTTTCAGCTACCTGCAAGAACGGTTCGCAAAATGGTGGGTACCGGACGATGTCGTGTTCATCGAGGAAATCCCCAAATCGTCTGTCGGCAAGTTTCTGAAACGGACGCTGCGCGACCAATACGTCGACTATCTGACAAAATCCTAAAAACCTGGCTTTCGGCCTAGCCTCGACCGCAAAACGAAAAGAACTGCCCGCAGCGTGCCCATACAGCGCCTCGTCGGCAGTTCTTTTTTCTTCACTTATACTTCTCTCTGATATTCTGTTCTACCTACAGGGATGGGAGAGTGAGCCGGCGGACGCAATCTCA
The sequence above is a segment of the Effusibacillus dendaii genome. Coding sequences within it:
- a CDS encoding DUF3870 domain-containing protein, translating into MYNGKSIFIAGHAKLPQGMAAKSVFETLTITAEVDHKYGVILQASCTLATEHGRDFIGMLIRGCSLRDGIEEPIQLVQKHYRGKAQHALVAALRDLQTQYEGLDE
- a CDS encoding 3-hydroxyacyl-CoA dehydrogenase — its product is MQKITVIGTGVMGRGIAYAAAVGGFQVTVHDVKQEAMDRALETIRADLDSGVTRGKLTQEAADAALQRIKTSGDLRDAAKDADLVIEAVLEIMDLKMGIFRQLDEICPPHTILATNTSTMSPTEIASATKRADRCVAMHFFNPVPKMKLCEIIRGMDTSDETVKIARTVAEQMGKEAVEVNEFPGFVPGRINALVGNEAMYMMMEGVASAEDIDKAIKLGLGYPMGPLELADLVGLDTRLRNLEYLHQTLGEKYRPCPLLSKYVKAGRLGKKSGRGIFEYDEKGNKLPKKG
- a CDS encoding CaiB/BaiF CoA transferase family protein, whose translation is MRALEGLIVIDLTRVLAGPYCTMLLGDLGADVIKIEGPGGSDETRTWGPPFKGDQSAYYLTANRNKRALTLNLKDPEARDILREMVRTADVLIQNFKTGSMEKWGLSYEDLSQLNPGLVYCSISGFGQYGPYSELPGYDYIVQAMGGMMSITGSEQSGPMKVGVAIADLATGMYCTIAILAALRERESSGKGQHLDISLLDSQISLLANVASNYLVSGQIPKRYGNEHPNIVPYQTFATRDGEMVVTVGNDRQFQKLCQLIGLPQLAENPDFQTNSARVANRERLIEILQAEFNRQTSQEWLKQLTSAGIPAGPINNMQDLFNDPHVTARDMKVEIPHPTVGSVTLVGSPLKLSRTPVEIRRHPPLPGEHADEILREYGFTEEQIRDWRARGII
- a CDS encoding long-chain-fatty-acid--CoA ligase, producing MQIPLQPVFQFLLDTAGKYPDRVAVRYYDQSMTYQQLLDRVDRLATALAATGLQKGDRAAVMFPNRPEYIISYYAVLRAGGIVVQVNPFYTEHELLHIMEDSGASWILAAADQADKLQSVTAQHPVKEVLLFDDSNGKGFGVDTERVFADTSPNPPQLQIDPQEDVAVLQYTGGTTGRSKGVMLTHYNLVANARQSYQFSSSVIEIPGEVLLGLAPLYHVYGMTAVMNLGVLIGGTIVLRPKFDAGEVLEIIKTYRPTLFSGVPTMYIAMLNHPKSAEVDMTSFKSTICGSAPLPVEIIRQFEARTGAKITEGYGLSEAGPVTHRNPMNGVRKPGSIGIPFPLTEARVVDLETGTKIMPPGEPGELVVKGPQVMKGYWNNPEETAKTIRDGWLHTGDIATIDDDGYFYIVGRKKEMIITGGFNVYPKEVEEVLYQHSKVQEAAVVGIPDPYRGEAVKSFVVPKQGETVTEEELISFCRERLTAYKVPRSIEFRDALPKTTVGKILKRTLVEQELERMKSANR
- a CDS encoding MBL fold metallo-hydrolase, encoding MGIRITDTIELIVGTNPQFPGLKCCNTLYINDDIQTLIDTGAGQQLQERIQTGELANIDRIVHTHLHPDHTNYDHLFPDAELWVPEAEAYVMEDWENFFRFNDTIRFGYEEAKKFATRLGYRPRKVDGTVADGDKISFGKTVLQAIYAPGHSVGHTLFWHEESGMLLGADIDLSRFGPWYGNPGSDIDETIRSIEKVMEIKPKIYISCHLQEVVTEGLNERLIAYMDMINQRDELLIEQIGSGIRLDDLVDQKPFYRRHPEPVAISRMFEQIMIEKHLERLQKSGRIDRQEDIYFTT
- a CDS encoding acyl-CoA dehydrogenase family protein, which encodes MDFKLPEEIVSLCQTVRDFVANEVEPVAHLIEENDQIPEKIERMAKEMGLFGLSIPEEYGGLGLDMVGKCAVFEELGKTHNGFTTFVGTHNGIGSVGIVELGNEEQKGRYLPKMATGEWMGAFALTEPSAGSNAANIKTAAVRKGDRYIINGSKHYITNAKEAHVFTVMAVTDPSKGPKGITSFIVEKDFPGFVVGKVEKKMGLHGSHSCELFFEDLEVPVENRLGEEGQGYVNALKILTNGRAGLAARNLGSCQYLLDKSVQFAMERVQFDKPIIEQQAVLHMLSEMALEIEALRSMVYRVAWMTDQGMNVIKEAAMVKLFGSEVYNRVADKAVQVHGGIGYIAEYPIERFYRDARITRIYEGTSEIQKNIIGAQLIKEYQKKHTGV
- a CDS encoding long-chain fatty acid--CoA ligase gives rise to the protein MMNHQLTLRTMLERAEKIFPAKEIVSRTLSGIFRYTYADYASRTRRLSSALESLGIKKGDRVGTFAWNNHRHLEAYFAIPCMGAVLHTINIRLSSEHIAYIANHAEDKVLLIDEDLVPIIEKIKDQLKTVTAYVIMTDKPELPATSLSPVYSYEQLLAQSDDGYQYPDLDEQTPMGMCYTSATTGNPKGVVYTHRSTYMHSMTLGLADTMALSESDTVMPIVPMFHVNAWGMPFASVWFGSKQVLPGQAPTPDVLLDLIEQEKVTITAGVPTVWLGVLQLLEKGDRTRNVSSLRAVVCGGSAAPRGIIQTYEEKYGIPFLHAYGMTESSPVVTVSRLKSYQQDLPYEQKLDIRAKQGLLVPGLEARVYGQNGDVKWDGQEMGELWLRGPWIADEYYKDERSKETFVDGWYHSGDVAVIDSEGTIKLVDRTKDLVKSGGEWISSVDLENALMAHPAVFEASVIGVPHPKWDERPLAFVVLKEAYKGKVEKEEFFSYLQERFAKWWVPDDVVFIEEIPKSSVGKFLKRTLRDQYVDYLTKS
- a CDS encoding acyl-CoA dehydrogenase family protein is translated as MNFALSEEQEAVRKLVRSFVDKEIMPYIQEWDANHHFEPSVLKRLAELELMGVCIPEKYGGSGMDYNTLAIVCDELERGDTAFRTAVSVHTGLNSMTVLQWGNEFQKQKYLTPQAKGEKLAAFGLTEPGAGSDVAAMVTTARKDGDSYILNGSKLWISLADYADNFLIFAYTDKSKKHNGISCFIVERTFPGVTTRAIKGKLGIRAGNTGEVILEDVRVPAENLLGEEGEGFKIAMSALDNGRFTVAAGACGTIQACLEASLKYCHERETFGKKIGQHQLVQQMIAKMVAGLETSRLLVYRAGWLKNQGVRNTRETSLAKWIACDAAWEAASDAVQIHGAYGYSNEYPVERYLRNAKAPVIYEGTREIHTIMQAEYALGYRKDKPLNKMLPKWPFEDVRDILE